In a single window of the Gossypium hirsutum isolate 1008001.06 chromosome D02, Gossypium_hirsutum_v2.1, whole genome shotgun sequence genome:
- the LOC107908041 gene encoding uncharacterized protein, with translation MANIKVGDMIDQFGNWDWSRFAPMLQPDIILRIVAVQPSAVSLGYDMLLWGDSKSGRYTLKEAYNTLSRDKWEANDHHMWSRLWKTKLPRRVRQFVCITIKGSLLTNSERCQRRMANDMTCPFCGCSQETSLHVLRDCLFAQSIYSQMAVPSQLQSLFFILDLIIWLLHNIVDNGDTDGIRCFSEMVTVSLKDAFGNEKYIHLEKHINLVQATGLPRGVKWIPQPSGWIKVNNDEEVKADGGYRNVEVEMDCIKALKLVAGNSVDQALSLFVEGPAR, from the exons ATGGCAAATATTAAAGTAGGAGATATGATCGATCAATTTGGTAACTGGGACTGGTCCCGTTTCGCACCTATGTTGCAACCAGATATAATCTTGAGAATCGTGGCGGTTCAACCATCTGCTGTTAGCCTTGGCTATGATATGCTTTTATGGGGTGATTCTAAATCTGGACGGTATACGTTGAAAGAGGCCTACAACACTTTGTCCAGAGATAAATGGGAGGCAAATGATCACCATATGTGGTCGAGACTTTGGAAAACAAAATTGCCTCGACGCGTGAGGCAGTTTGTTTGTATAACCATCAAAGGAAGCCTGCTAACAAACAGTGAGCGTTGTCAAAGGAGGATGGCAAATGATATGACATGTCCCTTTTGTGGATGTTCTCAGGAGACCTCATTACATGTGCTAAGAGACTGCCTTTTTGCACAAAGTATATATAGTCAAATGGCAGTTCCTAGTCAACTCCAAAGTCTCTTTTTCATCTTGGATCTGATTATTTGGCTACTGCATAATATTGTTGATAATGGGGACACGGAT GGAATAAGATGCTTCTCAGAAATGGTAACTGTATCGTTGAAGGATGCATTTGGCAATGAAAAATATATTCATTTGGAGAAACACATAAATTTGGTCCAGGCAACTGGGTTACCTCGAGGTGTTAAATGGATTCCCCAACCATCTGGTTGGATTAAAGTCAATAACGATGAGGAGGTTAAGGCTGATGG AGGCTACCGTAACGTAGAAGTGGAAATGGATTGCATCAAGGCTTTGAAATTAGTCGCTGGTAACTCAGTTGATCAAGCATTAAGTCTCTTTGTTGAAGGCCCTGCCAGGTGA
- the LOC107910470 gene encoding 40S ribosomal protein S18 yields MSLVANEDFQHILRVLNTNVDGKQKIMFALTSIKGIGRRFANIVCKKADVDMNKRAGELTAQELDNLMTIVANPRQFKIPDWFLNRQKDYKDGKYSQVVSNALDMKLRDDLERLKKIRNHRGLRHYWGLRVRGQHTKTTGRRGKTVGVSKKR; encoded by the exons ATG TCTCTGGTGGCCAACGAAGATTTTCAGCACATTTTGCGTGTCCTGAACACCAACGTTGATGGAAAGCAGAAGATTATGTTTGCTTTGACCTCCATCAAGGGTATCGGAAGGCGTTTTGCCAACATTGTTTGCAAGAAAGCCGATGTAGACATGAACAAGAG GGCTGGTGAACTGACTGCACAGGAATTGGACAATCTCATGACGATTGTGGCGAACCCGAGGCAGTTTAAAATCCCAGATTGGTTTTTGAACAGGCAGAAGGATTACAAGGATGGAAAGTATTCCCAAGTTGTGTCCAATGCTCTCGACATGAAGTTGAGAGATGACTTGGAGCGCTTGAAGAAGATCAG GAACCACCGTGGTCTGAGGCACTACTGGGGCCTTCGTGTACGTGGTCAGCACACCAAGACTACTGGTCGCCGAGGAAAGACTGTTGGTGTGTCTAAGAAGCGTTGA
- the LOC107910469 gene encoding uncharacterized protein — protein sequence MGKKRKSIATSLDEVDRTMYASFCSAANSLSQLYTQAMNQQKLSFQAGKGHSLEKLYQWIWRQQEGGSRVTTMDILNYLKNEIDYCGEEPSMSPRAPSQQHQSQPTMQFMNTSFMVSSGSSGQTAVQGTRPDYSDQQPKNSIFSNALSSPVLQSLQYYHIAQEGYCPNGLPSGNGDRNNESNFLQPPTRDSNPLSSNDSSMDMHADSPSHESTY from the exons ATGGGGAAGAAAAGGAAGTCCATAGCGACGAGCCTTGATGAGGTGGATCGGACTATGTATGCTTCGTTTTGCAGCGCCGCTAACTCTTTGTCTCAACTTTATACTCAGGCTATGAACCAGCAGAAACTCTCCTTTCAAGCCGGAAAAGGCCATAGCCTT GAAAAACTTTATCAGTGGATTTGGAGACAACAAGAGGGAGGATCAAGAGTAACAACAATGGATATCCTCAATTACCTTAAG AATGAGATAGACTACTGTGGTGAGGAGCCATCAATGTCACCTAGAGCACCAAGCCAACAGCACCAATCCCAGCCAACAATGCAGTTCATGAATACCAGTTTCATGGTCTCTTCAGGCTCATCTGGCCAAACTGCTGTGCAGGGAACTCGCCCTGATTACTCTGATCAGCAGCCAAAGAATTCCATTTTCTCAAATGCTTTATCAAGCCCCGTTCTTCAGAGTCTTCAGTATTATCACATTGCTCAAGAAGGCTACTGTCCGAATGGTTTGCCTTCAGGAAATGGAGACAGGAACAATGAATCCAACTTTCTCCAGCCCCCTACTCGGGATTCTAACCCTCTCAGCTCCAATGATTCCTCAATGGACATGCATGCGGATAGCCCCTCACATGAATCTACTTACTGA